The genome window TACTGGGCCGCCCCGATTTGAAAAGAGATATATCCCCACTGAACAATCTGAAAAATCGTGCCGGCGACAATACCCGCCAGCAATCCCGATGTAAAACGTACTTTGGTGTTCGGCATAAATATATAAATAAAAGTGAAAAGTCCCCAAATGAGACAACAGGGCAGTATTTCCAAAACAGATCGAATGAGGGGATTTAGTGCGCCGAGAACAGATATTTTCTGTATGGTGAATGTAATTTGGGTCGTAATAAATATCGTTACACCGCTGGACAGGATTATAATCACGGGACATATCAACATCAAAGAAAGGTAGTCACTGAATTTTCTGGCGAGGCTTCGTTTCTCCTTGACGCCCCAGATGTCATTTAGAGAATCTTCGATATGGCCCAAAACTTTTATGACAGCCCAAAAAAGGACGATAATTCCGATTCCTGCAATCAGACCGCCTTTCGTGTTTTCAAGCAGGGAATGGGAAAAAAGAATGATATTATTGAGAACTTCTTCTTGACCAGTGAGTTTATTTCTTAACTGAGCTTCCAGTATTTTTTCGAATCCGAAGCCCTTGGCAATACCGAAAGCCATGGCAAAAACGGGCACAATGGAAATGAGTGAGTAAAAAGTGAGTGCCGATGCCCGCAACGAACACTTGTCTTCATCAAATCCCCGGATCGAAAGAATAATCACCCTGAGGAACGTGATGAAAAACGACTGGCACCGCGGCAGGAGGGCGCGACGTATCCTCCAGATATCCTCCTGGATAAAACGGATGATTTTATTGAATCGTACGCTTATGTTAGAAGGCATGTCTTTTTTTTAGAATGAATCCGTTATTTATAGCCGATACCTTTTCTGACGGCATTCCCATAACACACCCGGATATCATGTTCCTTTATGTCCGATGGCAGAAATCTCCACCCCATTGGCACAATGTCCCGGTCTAAATTTCCTTGATATGCACTATCAAACAGAATCAGAAACGCTGCACCCCGCTATAGAAAAAATAGACAGCAAACCCCACAAGGAACGAAGCACAAAAGCCGATTAAGTATCGGTAGCCCCTATCGCTAAAAAAATGACGTCCCTTAGCCACACCGAAGGAAACCAGAGAATACCAGGCTAAATCGGCGAGAATATGACCTGAAAAAAAGGCGATAATACCCAGTATACCGAACCTGTATGAGCTCAGTATATACCCGAGGCCAATGGAGGCCCACCAGAGGATCCAATAGGGGTTTGCCAAAGTGAAGAGTATCCCGGCCAGAATCAAATTTTGAGACTTGGCCGGCCGTGCATCCATCTTCAAGCAAAGCTTTGGCAGACTCCTGAACATGGACAGCGCCATCCAGAACAGAATGACTCCCCCTGACAGGGTAATAACGATGAAAACGTCATCCCTTTTCAAAAAAGGAGCCATCCCCAACAGCAACACCGCAACGAGGGTAAGTTCAAGAATGCCGTGACCGAAAATCATCAGGGGGCCTGCAACGGCTCCCCTACGGGAGCTTTCCGCGACAGTCATGGTCAAAAGCGGGCCGGGCATCAAAGCACCCGACAAAGCGATGATAAACGAGGAACAAAAAATCGTAATCAAGATGAATATCATTCGTAATGTCCTTCATCTTTAAGGGTGTTCCATCGTTATTCGGAACAAATAATAAATTTTATTCATAACTTATTCCGGACAATGGCCATTCCGTATAAAATCAGAATCCACCGTTCATTTCGGGTATCTGCGAAAATGGTGTGCCGTATTTCCTCTGGCGGTCTTTCCCGGGAGGTGGAGGAAGTCAAGACGCTTCCTCGGGTTTCTGCTCATCATTGATTTTTTTTTCTTGGATGGTCCTAATTTCCTTCCTCAAATCTCGAATGGTCTTATTCTGGTGAGTAATGGTGCGGCTTAAACGAAATCGTTCCACGATCCCCATGCAGCCTACAAAAAGGATCCCGGTCAGGCAGGAAATGAAAATTAACATATAGGCAGGCCATTCAATGTGAAAAAAATCGTAATATTTCAGCTTGACGGAAACGGTATTTTCCAGGGAGAACGTCACGACCAAAAGAATGAGCAACATGACCAGAATGGTATATATGGTTTTCACACTAGTCCTCCTGATAATGTTCCCTGAAAAAAGGAATTAATTTTTCCCATGTTTTGATCAGATCATCGGGAATGACCCGAACCTCACCTATAATGGTCATGAAGTTCGTATCACCCGTCCAGCGGGGAACAACATGGATATGAACATGGTCATCGACTCCGGCTCCCGCAGCTTTTCCCAGATTTATACCGATATTGAACCCCTCCGGATGAAGGCAATCTGAAAGAGATTTGACTGAAACATCGATCAATTGGAACATTTCCAGTTTTTCTTCCGGCGTCAAGTCTTCCAGTTTGGAAACGTGCCGATAGGGAATGATCATCATATGACCGTTGATGTAAGGATAAAGGTTGAGCATGACATAGGCCGATTTGCCCTCCAGCAGAATCAAATCTTCCTGTCTGAGGGAGTCTTTGCAGAAAACACAGCCATCCGGCTTGTTCGATTCAAGATATGTCATTCTCCAAGGTGCGTAAATTGCTTTCATGGTGTTTCCGTCGGCTGTAAGATCGCCTCTCCCGGAATTTTCAGAATGTTGATTTCAATGCCTTCTTTTATATCAATTATTCCCGCAGTATTAAAGGGTAAATATCGATTAGCCGTTGCAGACCCCGGATTAAAGAGAATCATGCCGTCATTTTTTATTATTGCCGGGTCATGGGTGTGGCCGTGAATGAGACAATCGATCCGGCCGAATATTTTTCTCACATTTTCCGCCAGGTTGGCCGACATGCCCCAACCCTTGATTTTATTAATATCATGGACCAGGGCAAAACGGAATGCGTTCAGTTCAAAAACCATTTTTTCCGGATAACGTTTACGCAACCCAAGGGGATCCATGTTGCCGCAGACCATTTTCACATCCTTCTCGCCGAACATGTCGAGCGCGCATGGTGAAACGACGTCACCGGCATGGATCACTAAATCCACGTCCTCGAACAACTTGTTAAAAAGGCCGGCGCAGCGCTCATCATATCCGTGCAGATGCGTGTCCGAAATAACGCCCACTTTCAAATGTTTATCCTCCCAAAGGAGCTCTGCGCTTACAACGGAATGATTAAAAAAGCAAGACGTCTATTTTGTTGGAAACCACTGAATCTATACCGAAGCGGCCTTGCCTCATTATGTTTGACATTCCATTCCCCTCCCGGTATTAAATATCATTTATGAGGTGTTGGCCGATGATCGAGTCCTCTCTGGGAAAAATAGCGGAAAAAATATTGAGTCTCGACGAAGCATCTCTCACTTCTCTATGGGACAAATATAAAACGAGGATTGATATGCTCGACCTATCGAGAGAATGGGAGAAGTCAGTGATCATTTTTTTCATCATCAATGCCGTCCGGGCCAAAAATCATCTGTTTAACGAGCATGTGATTCGTGAAAAAAATCAGGTAAAGATGAATCGAAAAAAGAAACGCCCCTCAAATGCGCCGAACCTGAGAATCATAAAATGAACGACCCCGAAAGCGCCAAGAGGAGAATTCAATATTTAATCAATACCATCCGTTATCACAATGAACGTTATTATCAGTTCGATTCACCGGAAATTTCCGACGCCGAATATGATCTTTTAATGCGGGAACTGGACCAGTTGGAACGGCAATATCCGTCCCTTTTGGCACCCGATTCGCCCACCCAAAGGGTCGGTGCGGCGCCTCTTCCCAGATTTTCCTCTGTGCGGCACCTGACCCCCATGCTCAGCCTGGGAAACGCTTTCGAAGAGACGGAAATCCTGCAATTCGATGAAAGGATCAGGCGCACAGCCCACCTGCCGGATCATTTTCTATATATCGTGGAACCAAAAGTGGATGGCCTTGCCGTAAATCTGATCTATGAAAACGGTACGCTCAAACAGGCAGCCACGCGTGGTGATGGTGAAACAGGTGAAGACGTCACCCGGAATATCAAAACCATACGGACTCTTCCCCTTATGCTGTCCGAGTTGCCGGGTTACCCTCTGCCACCGGTAATTGAAATCCGCGGCGAGGTGTGCATGGAACGAACGGCCTTCCAAAAACTCAACAACCGGCGCATCGCGGAAGGCGCCCCCCCGTTCGCCAATCCTCGTAACGCTGCAGCCGGTTCGTTAAGACAGCTGGATTCACGGATTACCGCCAGACGACCATTGATCATTTACATTTACGGAATCGGTCATCTTCGTGGTATCTCACTCACCAGCCACGAAAAATCCCTTCAGTTGCTTTCGGACTGGGGTTTCCCTGTTAACCCTCTGGTGGAATCCAAAGAGGATATCGCCGCATGCATCGATTATTATCACCACCTGATGCGTGAACGTGACAACCTCCCCTATGAAATCGATGGAATTGTGATCAAGGTGGATTCTTATGCAATACAGGCACAATTAGGCTTTGTATCACGAAGCCCACGCTGGGCAATTGCCTGCAAGTTCCCTTCGCGACAGGCAACCACAACAATCGAAGATATCATCGTTCAAGTCGGAAGAACCGGTGTCTTGACGCCTGTCGCTATCTTGAAAGCGGTTCCCCTGGGCGGGGTCATCGTCAGCCGCGCAACGTTGCACAATTTGAATGAAATCAGAAGAAAGGATATTTTGATCGGAGACACGGTCGTTGTACAGCGTGCTGGAGACGTGATTCCTGAAATTGCCCATGTTCTGCCCGAAAAAAGAACCGGCGTGGAAAAATCCTTTCAGATGCCTGCCCGATGTCCTGAATGCGGATCAGAAGTGGTCCAACTGGAGGGTGAGGCCGCACACCGGTGCATAGGTCTGGCCTGCCCGGCACAAATTAAGGAAAAAATCAAACATTTTGCTTCCCGAGGGGGAATGGATATCGAAGGTCTTGGAGATAAACTGGTTTCGCAAATGATGGTTAACCAGTTGATACATGATCCGTCCGATCTTTATTATTTGAAAAAAACCGATCTCCTTAAGCTGGAGCGTCTCGGCGATAAATCCGTGGACAATTTTCTCGCTGCCCTCGAAAAATCAAAGAATGCAACCCTGGACAGGCTTATTTTCGCATTAGGCATTCGTCATGTGGGCGACCATATCTCTCGGGTTCTGGCCCGGGAATTCAAATCCCTGGAGAATCTTGCCCATGCCAAAAAGGAAGACCTCCTTTTGATTCGTGATATAGGACCGGAAGTGGCTGCCAGTATCATCCGCTTTTTCCGTGAGTCACAAAACCTTGCCGTCCTCGCCAAACTGAAATCTGCCGGTCTTCAACCAAGTGTTCCCAGCACCGACTCATCATCGGCCGTCTCCGGAAAATCTTTCGTTTTTACCGGTTCCTTAAAATCTCTGACGAGAGACGAGGCCAAGCGACTTCTCGCAGCGAAAGGAGCGACCATCCATTCCTCTGTTTCGAAGAAGACGGATTTTGTTGTTGCCGGGGAAGAAGCCGGTTCCAAACTGGACAAGGCACGCACCTACAATTTGACCATTTTAACTGAAGACCAATTTCTGGCTCTGATCGGTTGATACGATGTCATCGAATCAAATGAGAATGCGTGTGGTTGTTTCAGGCTTGGTTCAAGGGGTCTTCTTTCGGCATTACACAAAGGAACACGCTCTCCGGTACAATCTAACCGGGTGGGTCAAAAACCGGCCCGACGGCAAAGTCGAAGCCGTCTTTGAAGGGAAGAAAGAGAATTTATCACGGATGGCGAATTGGTGTTATCAAGGTTCCCCATCATCACAGGTGATCGGGGTCGATATTGAACATGAGGAACCGACGGGAGAATTTTCCCGTTTCCACATCATTTACGATTAATATTAATGTGAGTTCTCATCGCTTCTCATCCACTCTAACTGTATTGCTTTAAGGTTTCTGCAAACCCTTCCATTGCCCCCGTAATGGTCGCATCATCGACACAAAAAGCGATCCGGATGTATCCGGGACCACCGAATCCACGACCCGGCACCACCAGTATCCTTCTTCTCAGAAGCGCCCGGACAAATTCCAGATCGTCCCCTATGGGTGACTTGGTAAACAAATAAAAAGTCGCGTCTGGCTTCTTGATATCATAGCCGCATGAAACAAGGCCATCACACAAAAGATCTCGTTTTCTTTTATACTGCACGACATCAACATGGATACCCTGCATGCGCGTGATCACTCGCTGCATAATTGCCGGAGCATTGACAAAACCAAGTACCCGGTTGTAAAGCATGAGGCCGTCCATCAGTTCCTTGTAATCCGCGATGTCGGGATTAATGGCCAGATAGCCGATTCTTTCCCCGGGAATGGACAGGGTTTTGGAATAAGAGGACGCACAGATGCTGTGCCGATAAGCCCCCAACAAGCTGGGAACCTGAATATCGTCGAAAACAATTTCCCTGTAAGGCTCATCGCCGATCAAATAAATAACATGGCCGAATTCCCTGTTTTTTTCCTCAAGAAGATCCGCCAGGGCCTGAAGCGATTCGGCATCATATACCTTTCCCGTAGGATTGTTGGGAGAGTTCAGAAGCACCGCCTTGGTTTTCGGGGTGATGGCCTTTTCGATGGCATCAAGATCAAGCCCAAAATCCGGTCGGGTCGGAACCAGGACCATTTTTCCATTGGCGTTATCGATATAAAACCGGTACTCCATGAAAAAAGGCGAAGGCACAATAACCTCATCGCCCGGATCCAGAATCACTTTCAGGGTTACATTCAACGCGCCAGCCGCCCCACAGGTCATGATGATCTGCTCTTTGGAGATTTTTATCCCCTGATCCTTGCTCAGATATTCCGCCACGGCCTCCCGTGTATCTTCATAACCGGCATTGGACATATAACCATGAATACCCGGTGTACCTTCTGTAACAGTTTTTTGAAGAATCTGTATAAATTCATCCGGCGGGGGCACGTTGGGATTTCCCAAAGTAAAATCAAAAACATTTTCCGCGCCGAATCGTTTTTTCAAAAGGACGCCTTCTTCGAACATCTTCCTGATCCAGGAAGCCTGTGTGACGTAATCATGAATTTTCCGTGCAACGGTCATATTTCCCTCCAATTCCATTGACCTTATGTTGCGTCGGAAACTACTGTATTCCAATTCGGGAGGTCAAGTTTTATTTGGCAAGAAAGTATCCGAACATTTTTTATCGGGTCCATAAGCGCATTCGATCCAAGTTTGACACAATGGCAAATTGGAGCTATAAATGGACGATCGAACCAATATCATACATCAAAAGCGAGGTGTGCAGATGAAAAACAATAAATACGGCATATCCATTCTCTCTTTTGTTTTATTTCTTTTTGTCCTCTCCTGTTCGACTGTGCCCATAACCGGCCGATCTCAGCTAAACCTTATTCCCCACGAATCAATGTTGTCCATGAGTTATCAGCAGTATGACGAGTTTTTGAAAGAAAACAAACTCAGTACCAACACAGTTGAAGTGAACCGCGTCAAAAGGGTCGGTCAAAACATAGAAACAGCCGTGAATCGATATTTTGCCCAGAGAAACATGACTTACCAGCTAAGAGATTACAAATGGGAATATAGTCTGGTCGAATCCAAGGATATTAATGCCTGGTGTATGCCCGGAGGTAAAGTGGTCG of Deltaproteobacteria bacterium contains these proteins:
- a CDS encoding YihY/virulence factor BrkB family protein, translating into MPSNISVRFNKIIRFIQEDIWRIRRALLPRCQSFFITFLRVIILSIRGFDEDKCSLRASALTFYSLISIVPVFAMAFGIAKGFGFEKILEAQLRNKLTGQEEVLNNIILFSHSLLENTKGGLIAGIGIIVLFWAVIKVLGHIEDSLNDIWGVKEKRSLARKFSDYLSLMLICPVIIILSSGVTIFITTQITFTIQKISVLGALNPLIRSVLEILPCCLIWGLFTFIYIFMPNTKVRFTSGLLAGIVAGTIFQIVQWGYISFQIGAAQYNAIYGSFAAIPLFLIWLQLSWFIVLYGAELAFAHQHVDTYEFEPDALQSSHRFKLLLSLAVLHCLIQNFIKEEKPLTTSQLVHRLDIPIRMINDILFTLKKSRIIAEAMGPKEDEAGFLPACDINKLTVQYVVDAIETVGINSLPHCNAPSLSAIKGILETFQDTLKELPANKLVKDL
- a CDS encoding LysE family transporter translates to MIFILITIFCSSFIIALSGALMPGPLLTMTVAESSRRGAVAGPLMIFGHGILELTLVAVLLLGMAPFLKRDDVFIVITLSGGVILFWMALSMFRSLPKLCLKMDARPAKSQNLILAGILFTLANPYWILWWASIGLGYILSSYRFGILGIIAFFSGHILADLAWYSLVSFGVAKGRHFFSDRGYRYLIGFCASFLVGFAVYFFYSGVQRF
- a CDS encoding LapA family protein — encoded protein: MKTIYTILVMLLILLVVTFSLENTVSVKLKYYDFFHIEWPAYMLIFISCLTGILFVGCMGIVERFRLSRTITHQNKTIRDLRKEIRTIQEKKINDEQKPEEAS
- a CDS encoding HIT domain-containing protein; the protein is MKAIYAPWRMTYLESNKPDGCVFCKDSLRQEDLILLEGKSAYVMLNLYPYINGHMMIIPYRHVSKLEDLTPEEKLEMFQLIDVSVKSLSDCLHPEGFNIGINLGKAAGAGVDDHVHIHVVPRWTGDTNFMTIIGEVRVIPDDLIKTWEKLIPFFREHYQED
- a CDS encoding metallophosphoesterase, with the translated sequence MKVGVISDTHLHGYDERCAGLFNKLFEDVDLVIHAGDVVSPCALDMFGEKDVKMVCGNMDPLGLRKRYPEKMVFELNAFRFALVHDINKIKGWGMSANLAENVRKIFGRIDCLIHGHTHDPAIIKNDGMILFNPGSATANRYLPFNTAGIIDIKEGIEINILKIPGEAILQPTETP
- the ligA gene encoding NAD-dependent DNA ligase LigA: MNDPESAKRRIQYLINTIRYHNERYYQFDSPEISDAEYDLLMRELDQLERQYPSLLAPDSPTQRVGAAPLPRFSSVRHLTPMLSLGNAFEETEILQFDERIRRTAHLPDHFLYIVEPKVDGLAVNLIYENGTLKQAATRGDGETGEDVTRNIKTIRTLPLMLSELPGYPLPPVIEIRGEVCMERTAFQKLNNRRIAEGAPPFANPRNAAAGSLRQLDSRITARRPLIIYIYGIGHLRGISLTSHEKSLQLLSDWGFPVNPLVESKEDIAACIDYYHHLMRERDNLPYEIDGIVIKVDSYAIQAQLGFVSRSPRWAIACKFPSRQATTTIEDIIVQVGRTGVLTPVAILKAVPLGGVIVSRATLHNLNEIRRKDILIGDTVVVQRAGDVIPEIAHVLPEKRTGVEKSFQMPARCPECGSEVVQLEGEAAHRCIGLACPAQIKEKIKHFASRGGMDIEGLGDKLVSQMMVNQLIHDPSDLYYLKKTDLLKLERLGDKSVDNFLAALEKSKNATLDRLIFALGIRHVGDHISRVLAREFKSLENLAHAKKEDLLLIRDIGPEVAASIIRFFRESQNLAVLAKLKSAGLQPSVPSTDSSSAVSGKSFVFTGSLKSLTRDEAKRLLAAKGATIHSSVSKKTDFVVAGEEAGSKLDKARTYNLTILTEDQFLALIG
- a CDS encoding acylphosphatase codes for the protein MSSNQMRMRVVVSGLVQGVFFRHYTKEHALRYNLTGWVKNRPDGKVEAVFEGKKENLSRMANWCYQGSPSSQVIGVDIEHEEPTGEFSRFHIIYD
- a CDS encoding pyridoxal phosphate-dependent aminotransferase, which codes for MTVARKIHDYVTQASWIRKMFEEGVLLKKRFGAENVFDFTLGNPNVPPPDEFIQILQKTVTEGTPGIHGYMSNAGYEDTREAVAEYLSKDQGIKISKEQIIMTCGAAGALNVTLKVILDPGDEVIVPSPFFMEYRFYIDNANGKMVLVPTRPDFGLDLDAIEKAITPKTKAVLLNSPNNPTGKVYDAESLQALADLLEEKNREFGHVIYLIGDEPYREIVFDDIQVPSLLGAYRHSICASSYSKTLSIPGERIGYLAINPDIADYKELMDGLMLYNRVLGFVNAPAIMQRVITRMQGIHVDVVQYKRKRDLLCDGLVSCGYDIKKPDATFYLFTKSPIGDDLEFVRALLRRRILVVPGRGFGGPGYIRIAFCVDDATITGAMEGFAETLKQYS